From Acidobacteriota bacterium, a single genomic window includes:
- a CDS encoding RHS repeat protein, which yields MPFSLTGYVYDKLSNLKKVTDPLARTTDLAYDNLDRLHRVNYPLTPGNATRLFERYEYDAGHRLIRRIDTAGRLTRFFYDVGDRLTRELDPAGNDTQYSYNPRSQVLQVTDARNQHYEFSYDAVGRVLQTKRGGREWSFTYDGDGNRATRTDAKGNTTTYAYNELNNLTTITYANGGTQSYAYDVLGRMTGATNATGTVTLGYDARSRVTGTTDVWGQTLGYQYDTRTCTYDGLNRLTAATRPNQPAKSYACDTVGNRASAHLSAVYGSRDQPKF from the coding sequence GTGCCATTCAGTTTGACGGGCTACGTCTACGACAAACTGTCGAACCTGAAGAAAGTGACCGACCCGCTGGCGCGCACAACCGATCTGGCATACGACAATCTGGATCGTTTGCATCGCGTCAACTATCCGCTGACACCCGGCAATGCGACGCGGCTGTTTGAACGGTACGAATACGACGCGGGCCATCGGCTGATTCGGCGGATTGACACGGCGGGGCGGCTGACACGGTTCTTTTACGACGTGGGCGACCGGCTGACGCGCGAGCTTGACCCGGCGGGCAATGACACGCAGTACAGCTACAACCCGCGTTCGCAGGTGTTGCAGGTGACGGACGCGCGCAATCAACACTACGAGTTCAGCTACGATGCCGTGGGCCGCGTGTTGCAAACGAAGCGGGGCGGGCGCGAGTGGAGCTTCACCTACGACGGCGACGGCAACCGCGCCACGCGCACCGACGCCAAAGGCAACACGACCACGTATGCCTACAACGAATTGAACAACCTGACGACGATCACCTATGCCAACGGCGGGACGCAGAGTTATGCCTACGACGTTTTGGGACGAATGACCGGCGCGACGAATGCGACGGGCACCGTGACGCTGGGTTATGACGCGCGTAGTCGCGTGACCGGCACGACGGACGTGTGGGGCCAGACGCTCGGCTATCAATACGACACGCGCACCTGCACCTATGACGGGTTGAACCGATTGACGGCGGCGACACGCCCGAATCAGCCAGCAAAGAGCTATGCCTGCGATACGGTGGGCAACCGGGCTTCAGCGCATTTGAGCGCGGTGTACGGCAGCCGGGATCAGCCAAAGTTTTGA
- a CDS encoding DUF1080 domain-containing protein, whose protein sequence is MLGAAQGKAKNDPNREEWLPLFNGKDLKDWHVKINGYALDDNFGNTFRVAKGVMQVGYEKYDAFNKRYGHIFYKDKFSYYRLVVEYRFVGEQCTGGEGWATRNSGAMLHCQDPKTMGKDQDFPISIEAQLLGGLGKGPRPTLNLCTPGTNVEIDGKLFTTHCLNSKSKTYDGDQWVRVEVEVRGSEGIKHIIDGQVVLSYEKPQIGGGSVSGYDPAVKKDGMLLSEGYISLQSESHPVEFRKVEVLNLVGCMDKKAKNYKSYYVKADNAKCSYK, encoded by the coding sequence ATGCTCGGCGCCGCGCAGGGCAAAGCGAAAAACGATCCGAACCGCGAAGAGTGGTTGCCGCTGTTCAATGGCAAAGACCTCAAGGATTGGCACGTCAAAATCAACGGCTATGCGCTGGATGACAATTTCGGCAACACCTTCCGCGTTGCGAAGGGCGTGATGCAGGTGGGCTACGAAAAATACGATGCGTTCAACAAACGCTACGGGCACATTTTCTATAAAGACAAGTTTTCGTATTACCGGTTAGTGGTTGAATACCGCTTCGTCGGCGAGCAGTGCACGGGCGGCGAGGGCTGGGCCACGCGCAACAGCGGCGCGATGTTGCATTGCCAAGACCCCAAGACGATGGGCAAGGATCAGGACTTTCCGATTTCGATTGAAGCGCAATTGCTCGGCGGCTTAGGCAAAGGGCCACGCCCGACGCTGAACCTGTGCACGCCGGGCACGAACGTCGAGATAGACGGCAAGCTGTTCACGACGCATTGCCTCAATTCAAAATCCAAAACCTACGACGGCGATCAGTGGGTGCGTGTCGAAGTGGAGGTGCGTGGCAGCGAGGGCATCAAGCACATCATTGACGGGCAGGTGGTGTTGTCTTACGAAAAGCCGCAAATCGGCGGCGGCAGCGTCAGCGGCTACGATCCGGCGGTGAAGAAGGATGGGATGTTGCTCAGCGAAGGGTATATTTCGTTGCAGAGCGAGAGCCATCCAGTCGAATTTCGCAAGGTGGAGGTGTTAAACCTGGTCGGCTGTATGGACAAGAAAGCGAAGAACTATAAAAGCTATTACGTGAAGGCGGACAACGCGAAATGTAGCTATAAGTGA